A window of Candidatus Pantoea floridensis contains these coding sequences:
- a CDS encoding ABC transporter ATP-binding protein, which produces MIILDNVTKYYPTKFGRNYILRDVSLTLPRNRNIGILGSNGAGKSTLLRLLGGMDMPNKGKLTRHCRVSWPLALGGGFQGSMTGRENTRFVCRIHGVRDTQAIEEWVKEFSEIGQHFELPIKAYSSGMKSKFAFAMSMAFDFDIYLTDEITSVGDARFKQKCIDVFTEKRQTANLIMVTHDIKNLRQQCDMGIVLRNNTLEMFDDIEDAIRIYQNL; this is translated from the coding sequence ATGATTATTCTTGATAACGTAACGAAGTATTATCCCACCAAATTTGGCCGCAACTATATATTACGTGACGTGAGCCTGACATTACCGCGCAATCGCAATATTGGTATTTTAGGATCGAACGGAGCAGGAAAATCCACCCTGCTGCGCCTGCTGGGCGGGATGGATATGCCCAATAAAGGAAAGCTAACGCGTCACTGTCGTGTTTCCTGGCCACTCGCTCTTGGCGGTGGTTTTCAGGGCAGTATGACCGGACGAGAAAATACCCGCTTTGTCTGCCGTATCCATGGTGTCCGCGACACACAGGCTATTGAAGAGTGGGTGAAAGAGTTCTCAGAAATCGGCCAGCATTTTGAATTGCCGATTAAAGCCTATTCCAGTGGTATGAAATCAAAATTCGCATTTGCCATGAGCATGGCCTTTGATTTTGACATCTATCTGACTGACGAGATTACCTCAGTGGGCGATGCCCGCTTTAAACAGAAGTGCATTGACGTTTTCACAGAAAAACGCCAAACCGCAAACCTGATTATGGTCACACACGATATAAAGAACTTACGCCAGCAATGCGACATGGGAATAGTGCTGCGTAATAACACTCTTGAGATGTTTGACGATATTGAAGACGCCATTCGTATTTATCAAAATTTATAA